The following proteins are encoded in a genomic region of Paenibacillus sp. FSL H3-0469:
- a CDS encoding glycerol dehydrogenase, with translation MRRTFISPGKYTQGEDELLQLGYFVSTFGTSALLIAHPDDVKRVQAKLDATSSQFGITLVKGDFQGECSRQEISRLQELAREHKCACTIGLGGGKAIDTAKCVAEGEALIIVPTIAATDAPTSHSAVIYTSEGAFEDYAYFKASPSVVLIDTTVIAQAPTRFLVSGMGDALSTYFEARATAASYSNVNAGLPCGVHAGVITEAKGTKAALALARLCYDTLLEDGAKAKLACDQNVVTPALENIIETNILLSGLGFESSGLAAAHAIHNGLTALEGTHHYYHGEKVAFSTIAQLVLENAQQAEIDQVLSFCHSVGLPVCLADIGVASISHEELMEVARKACIPEESIHSMPFPVTAEAVAAAIAVADKLGEAFKKSKEQRV, from the coding sequence ATGAGAAGAACCTTTATCAGCCCGGGTAAGTACACACAAGGTGAGGATGAGCTGCTTCAGTTGGGATACTTCGTCAGTACTTTCGGCACATCGGCCCTGCTGATTGCGCACCCCGATGATGTGAAGCGTGTACAAGCCAAGCTTGATGCCACCAGCAGTCAATTCGGCATTACTCTCGTGAAGGGGGATTTCCAGGGCGAATGCTCCCGGCAGGAGATTTCCAGACTACAGGAGCTGGCCCGTGAGCACAAGTGTGCTTGCACCATCGGTCTTGGCGGCGGCAAGGCCATCGACACGGCTAAATGTGTGGCAGAAGGCGAGGCGCTGATTATCGTGCCTACCATTGCGGCCACCGATGCACCCACCAGTCATTCCGCTGTGATTTACACTTCTGAAGGCGCTTTCGAGGATTATGCTTACTTCAAAGCCAGCCCATCGGTGGTGCTGATTGATACGACTGTTATTGCGCAGGCTCCTACCCGCTTCCTGGTATCCGGGATGGGCGATGCCCTCTCCACCTACTTCGAGGCCAGAGCTACTGCGGCATCCTATTCCAATGTCAATGCGGGGCTTCCTTGCGGAGTGCATGCAGGTGTGATTACGGAGGCCAAAGGCACCAAAGCCGCGCTGGCCCTTGCCCGCTTATGCTACGATACACTGCTGGAGGATGGCGCCAAGGCCAAGCTGGCTTGCGATCAGAACGTGGTGACACCGGCGCTGGAGAATATTATTGAAACGAACATCCTGCTGTCGGGGCTCGGGTTCGAGAGCAGCGGTCTGGCTGCCGCACATGCTATCCATAACGGTCTGACGGCGCTTGAAGGCACTCATCATTATTATCATGGCGAGAAGGTGGCCTTCAGCACGATTGCACAGCTCGTTCTGGAGAATGCGCAGCAGGCTGAGATCGATCAGGTGTTGTCCTTCTGCCACTCTGTCGGCCTTCCCGTATGTCTGGCCGATATTGGCGTCGCTTCCATCTCCCATGAGGAGCTGATGGAAGTGGCCCGCAAGGCGTGTATCCCGGAGGAGTCGATTCATTCGATGCCATTCCCGGTTACCGCTGAAGCGGTTGCCGCTGCCATTGCTGTTGCTGACAAGCTGGGTGAAGCCTTCAAGAAGAGCAAGGAGCAGCGCGTATGA